CAGATGTGTGCAAGTTTCAGTGCAGTGTTTTCTCCTGTCAGGTACACCTATGGCCAGCCTGTTCCTGGCACAGCAGAGGTGGAGCTCTGTAGGCCACTGGAACGACACCACTATGTCCCCAAGCTCATTACTCCAGACAACCCTGAAGGGGTTCCAGAGTTCACAGCTCCCTGCCACAAAGAGACCCTACAGGTGTGTATACCtgtaccatgtcagctgtacaggtgtgtgtacctgtaccatgtcagctgtacaagtgtgtatacctgtaccatgtcagctgtacaggtgtgtgtacctgtaccatgtcagctgtacaggtgtgtgtacctgtaccatgtcagctgtacaggtgtgtttaccagtaccatgtcagctgtagaggtgtgtgtacctgtaccatgtcagctgtacaggtgtgtgtacctgtatcaTGTCAGCTGTACAGGTGTGTATGCCtgtaccatgtcagctgtaCAGGCGAATGTACCAGAGTAGCTCTGTCGCAACACAGCTCAAACATCTCAGACATGCTGCAGACACAAACTCTGTGTGTTGGGCTGTTTCCTCTAGTTTGACAAGACCGGCTGTGCCTCTTTGGTCTTCAATATGGCAATCTTTACCAAGGCAGGCGAGAAGCTAGTGGCTCAACACCTCCTGCTCAGCGtcaaggcagaggaggagggaacaggTAAGAACTGACAACAGCACTGAATATGAAGGGAACATCCCCACCTTTTAAAATATGCAGAGAGCCAGTTGATTTGACTGTAAATGTTGTTTCTATTATTCTGCTACCTGACAGGTGTGTCACAATTCCAAAACAAACGCATAAACCTCTCCAATGTGATAGGAAGGTACTCGTTTATTGAAACACCAAAGATTTATGAGCATGGAACAATTGTGAAGGGGAAGGTAAATTCAAATATTATATTAATAGTGCACACATCCAAGTACATTTCTGGCCTCCCAACCTGAAGTAACATGGTACATTATGTTTCCCCTGCAGGTTAAAGTGGTCCACTTCAACAACACACCAATGGCTGACCAGGCCGTCTACCTTTATGAGGGCCAGGGTTGGTCACCAAGACTCCTACACAACTTGACTACTGACAGAGATGGCATCGCGTTGTTCACACTCAACACTACTAACAGTCCCAAAGAGGATATTAGACTGATTGTAAGTGCAAGTCTTCCTAATTTAAAATGCAGCCTTACCTGAAGAGCAAGTACTGTATCAATAATGTTGTTTCTGTTTGACAGGCAAATGCCAAACCACAGGGTGAGTTCAATACATACAGGAGTCCTTATTTTGAGAACGGAGAGCACACATTGTCTGTTATCCGACCCATCCCTGCGGAGAGTAAAACAATCAGCTTTCTGGACATCCAGAAGAAAGACGATCCTCTGCCTTGTGGGGAAGAAGAGCAGATCAAAGTGCAGTACACCGTGGTTGGTGAGACGGTCGCAGGGGGCTCTTTGGATCTCATGTACCTCGTGAGTTTGAGCAGGAAACACATGGGGACCCTGTTAAAATGTCCCTGCCCTGACGTCCCCAACGAgaactctccctccccttcactTGAGTCTTCTTCGGGGTGTGTTTTCACAGCGTTTATTTCTCCCTGCTACAGGTTTTAGCAAGGGGGGCTATCATCCAGCAGGGAGTCATGAAGGCAAAAGTGCAGAACGGTCCTGgtgagtgagtgggaggtgCAGAACAgtcctggtgaggaggaggaatatCTAGTGTTGTGATTGTGAGCTACTCTGATGCCGCAGTGTCTGATGGAGAGGTGACCTTCAAGATGGCCGTCTCTCCAGACATGGCTCCCTTGGTCCAGGTGCTAGTCTACGCTGTGCTGCCCAGCGAGTCCGTCATTGCTAACAGCATTGACTTTCCCACCCAGAAGTGCTTCAATAACAAGGTGAAgtagtaaacatactgtatatgtgcatgtatatatgcatacacacatacacataaagaGGATATATTGACAAATGTATAGAAGTTGACATAAAGACAAGGTGACAAGttgtaaggcagagtttctggatacatgtacagcttgtgtctctgtaaggtcaagaggtcatacagCAAGGctccctctgagcagaatatagcatgcagtccagacagtggggagacagtgaggaaaatcatgtacaaataaggcttatgtgattaacgaccacttcacctgctgaacgttctagtgtatcagtgtactgaccactgaagacccgttaaggaagcgattctgtgcattctatgtttgaacatgtccagatactgtatttaagcactcttgtaagagagagtcttcactcatgctagccactctgttgtggattggtggcatgatccgacgtcgagctaataaaaccgagtcaaccctctttataattgtcgtgactccttccggcctgccttctccagaatttacatcttatcacaagtgtatgtgtatgtgtcaggtGTCGCTCCAGTTCTCTCCGTCCAGAGCAgtcccaggagaggagagcagccttcagCTGTCAGCCCAGCCAGGCTCCCTGTGTGGCCTCAGTGCTGTGGACCAGAGTGTCCTCATCATGGAGCCTGAAGGGAGGCTGAACGTTGACAAGGTAGAGCAGTAACACTGACAGCAATGAACACATAGGATACATCAACAGATAATATGGCAATTGCTGATCGACGGATTTTGATGAACATAAGCACAGAAATCCCTGATAACCATACAATCAACAACTGTCCAGGTGATGAGTTCCTGGTTGCTTGAGAGTACTTTCTCCTCTGTGCTCCTCACCAGATATTCCAGATGCTGCCTTTCACCAAGGCAGAGGCCGTTTCTTATGAGCTGGAGGACCAGACTGGCTGTCTGCATGTGCGACCCAAGAGATATGTTTACCCCGGCTATAGAGAACGGGAGGAGGACGCTTAttctgtgtttcaggtactaTGTTCCTTTGAGGTTGCTTCTTTTCAACTTGAAATCCTGCTTCTTTGAGCAACAATGCTGGGCACAAGCTTCACTGACAACAAGAATAACAATATTTTCACTTCTAGAAATTGGGGTTGaagatggcaactaatttgatcaTGAGATTACCGCTCTGCCTTAAATTCAAAGGAAGGGATTATCATCGCGGTTATGGTGAGATTTATCTGTAGTCATTCTGGATTTATTTACGTGGAAGTGGGAAATGTGACCGACAGGAATTCCTTGCATGTTTTTCTATGGACATGACAACGacagttgtgtttttgttccagTGGTGTCCTACAGACAAAACACTCATCTTCAGCGTGGCATGCCTATGGCAAGTCCAGGAAGAAGTGTAGTTGTTCCAATGGGTGCTGCTGCTACACCTCCTCCCATTCAGACTGTACGCACCTTCTTCCCTGAGACGTGGATCTGGGacctggtggaggtggggtaAGTATCTCCAGGCCTCAACACTGCCCCCATCGCACACTGCAGAACCATGACCACTGGTGTTGTCACATGACAATGACacggtctgtctgtgtttgtccagGGCGTCTGGCTCAGAAGACGTAGCCCTCACTGTCCCAGACACCATTACTACATGGGAGACAGAGGTGTTCTGCCTGTCCTCGGAGGGTTTAGGACTGGCTCCCCCGCTGGAGCTCAATGTCTTCCAGCCCTTCTTCCTGGAGCTCAGCCTGCCCTACTCTATCATCCGGGGAGAGCTGTTAGAGCTGACGGCCACTGTCTTCAACTACCTGCCCAGCTGCATCATGGTACTGTGCTGTGCCTTACTGTTCCAGGATGTGTTGTGATGCGATGTTCTACGCTGATGTCAAGCGGTTTAGCTGTTTCTCCAAATGCCCAGATTATTAGAGTCTCTCAGTAGCGTAGATCTGGATCACACAGTCACTGCTGTTTGAGAAGTTTCTTTCTCCACAGTTGAGCCAGTATCAGCTTCCTGTATCTTCCACGTATTGTAACCAGTGCTGTTCTCTGACAGGTCTCTGTGAACCCAGCTCCCTCCCTAGACTACACTCTGACCCCCATCACTGGTGTCGAGTACTCCTCCTGTTTGTGTGCAAACGGACGCAATACCTTCAGATGGACTATGACCCCCTTAGTCCTGGGTGAGACATGAAGCTCCATCCAACTTCCAAATAGCTTATAAAATACACAACATACTTCTACACAACCTGCATGAAGATATGCTAACATTTGTGCATGCGTATGAGCAGGGGCTTTGAACGTGTCTGTGAGTGCGGAGGCTGTAGCGTCTCACGCTAGCTGCGACAATGAGATTGTGAGTGTACCGGAGAGAGGTCGCATCGATGTGGTGACTCGCAGCCTCCTGGTGAAGGTAGGTCAGAGGACTGTCGTCATTAGACCTCACGCAACGAATCACTGTTTTAACCGGGAAAGGATTAACGCACACTactgctccctctgtctctttctctctgaccccccccccccccatctgtctctcctagGCTGAAGGAACTGAGCAGACAAACACCTACAACTGGTTGCTGTGTCCAGCAGGTCAGTGTTGACTGTTGATCTCCATGTCCCTCAGCCCCCAGGTCAGATGTCTCCCACACTGATTCCTGCTGTCTCTTCCCTTCCAGGAGAATCTTTGAAAGAGGAGGTGGACATCAAGCTCCCCGAGGAGGTCATTGATGGATCTGCCAGAGCTTCCCTCTCAGTCTTGGGTAAGACCATCAGTTGTCTGGAAGCCTCTTTATATTGCTGCCTGGTGGGAGGACCAGTTTACCAGTGACCTGGGCTTTTCCGTGCAGGAGACATTCTGGGCCGTGCCATGCAGAACCTGGATGGACTGCTGAGAATGCCCTATGGCTGTGGGGAGCAGAACATGGCTCTTCTGGCTCCCAACATCTACATCTTGGAGTACCTGAGGAACACCGAGCAGCTCACGACAGCCATCCTGGACAAGGCCAAGGGCTTCCTTACCAGCGGTCAGGACATAACCACTCTCTACCACcatccccctgtctgtctactgaCCCTGTCTACTGTCTGCTGGCGTGCATTTTCTGTTGGAAGTGTTTGATAGTGACCTGTTTAGACTCTCCTTCACCTTTAACAGTAGGTCCAATACATCCCTGCATCCTTTTAAACGTCAATGTCTACGAGGCCACTCTGCATTTGTCCTGTACCATATTTTCCTGTACAGAACAGAAATCATCTCACTCTACTAAAGGTTGTGGATCCCCATGATAACTGTTAAGGTTTTTATCCCCACTGTCAGGTTACCAACGACAGCTGAACTACAAGCATTATGACGGAGCGTACAGCACATTTGGGCAAGGTGCTGGGAACACATGGTGAGTACTGCGTGATGCCAGGCCACGTTGAGGACAGTCTCAGTATTT
The genomic region above belongs to Osmerus eperlanus chromosome 11, fOsmEpe2.1, whole genome shotgun sequence and contains:
- the LOC134028897 gene encoding alpha-2-macroglobulin-like codes for the protein MVQNIEVEVRGDTFSSTELRKVMIRPSSSMTFVQTDKPIYKPGQKVHFRVVSLDTSFRPANQLYDIVELQDVNSNRIGQWVNTTSNGKILQLSHPLSSEAPKGSYSIVVSTGENKVYHSFKVEHYVLPKFDIKLTMEEEVSIVQEEFKVKLCAMYTYGQPVPGTAEVELCRPLERHHYVPKLITPDNPEGVPEFTAPCHKETLQFDKTGCASLVFNMAIFTKAGEKLVAQHLLLSVKAEEEGTGVSQFQNKRINLSNVIGRYSFIETPKIYEHGTIVKGKVKVVHFNNTPMADQAVYLYEGQGWSPRLLHNLTTDRDGIALFTLNTTNSPKEDIRLIANAKPQGEFNTYRSPYFENGEHTLSVIRPIPAESKTISFLDIQKKDDPLPCGEEEQIKVQYTVVGETVAGGSLDLMYLVLARGAIIQQGVMKAKVQNGPVSDGEVTFKMAVSPDMAPLVQVLVYAVLPSESVIANSIDFPTQKCFNNKVSLQFSPSRAVPGEESSLQLSAQPGSLCGLSAVDQSVLIMEPEGRLNVDKIFQMLPFTKAEAVSYELEDQTGCLHVRPKRYVYPGYREREEDAYSVFQKLGLKMATNLIMRLPLCLKFKGRDYHRGYVVSYRQNTHLQRGMPMASPGRSVVVPMGAAATPPPIQTVRTFFPETWIWDLVEVGASGSEDVALTVPDTITTWETEVFCLSSEGLGLAPPLELNVFQPFFLELSLPYSIIRGELLELTATVFNYLPSCIMVSVNPAPSLDYTLTPITGVEYSSCLCANGRNTFRWTMTPLVLGALNVSVSAEAVASHASCDNEIVSVPERGRIDVVTRSLLVKAEGTEQTNTYNWLLCPAGESLKEEVDIKLPEEVIDGSARASLSVLGDILGRAMQNLDGLLRMPYGCGEQNMALLAPNIYILEYLRNTEQLTTAILDKAKGFLTSGYQRQLNYKHYDGAYSTFGQGAGNTWLTAFVLRAFGRAKSFIYIDPQVIEISKLWLENRQEPDGSFMRMGKLFNNRMKGGVSDEVTFTAYVTASLLELNNSVSDPFVAKSLSYLRKRSTDVSNTYTTALLAYTFSLAGDMETRSRLLQHLDKVASHQGGFLYWSQSSSTTSASLSVEISSYVLLASLSSPSVSTADLGYASRIVRWLVRQQNPYGGFASTQDTVVALQALALYSTKVFSPEGSSSVSVQSPGGEVQVFDINQNNKLLYQEKALPALAGQYSIEVKGTACATVQVAVHYNVPTPTDNSTLKIQVIPEIDCSSNALRPRLSLKLQSLYSGKEQTTNMVIVDLKMLSGFVPDPQSLTELKTALLVDRVETKDDHVLMYLRELISGAPINHSLDIIQELPVQKLKPAVVQIYDYYQPSDQAETEYIYPCAADV